In Arachis stenosperma cultivar V10309 chromosome 1, arast.V10309.gnm1.PFL2, whole genome shotgun sequence, one DNA window encodes the following:
- the LOC130977568 gene encoding uncharacterized protein LOC130977568, translating into MAATVAVLRTSPIRVGGQLDESRAYFHRLFWTFPPCIEAFRHYKPLISIDGTHLYGKYGGTLLVAIEQNGNSNILPVAFALVEGENAESWSFFLSHLREHVTPQPGLLVISDRHNGIKAALETPDRGWLPPSAYRAFCIRHVAANFALTFKGKDARRLLVNAAYAKTEVEFHYWFDILRSEDLAMCDWANRIEYSLWTQHCDEGRRFGHMTMNISECVNSILKGVRNLPVCSLVKATYGRLAELFVRKGREAEAQIGTGQQFS; encoded by the coding sequence ATGGCTGCTACTGTTGCAGTCCTAAGGACGAGCCCTATTCGTGTCGGTGGACAGTTGGACGAGTCTCGAGCTTATTTTCACAGACTATTCTGGACGTTTCCACCATGTATCGAGGCATTCCGTCATTACAAGCCTCTAATTAGTATTGACGGCACCCATCTGTATGGCAAGTATGGGGGAACGTTGCTTGTCGCGATTGAACAGAACGGGAACTCTAACATACTCCCTGTTGCATTCGCATTAGTCGAGGGTGAGAATGCTGAGTCGTGGTCCTTCTTTCTCTCCCACCTGCGTGAGCATGTGACACCACAGCCGGGTCTGCTGGTTATCTCGGACAGGCATAACGGCATCAAGGCCGCGCTTGAGACTCCTGACAGAGGCTGGTTACCTCCGTCTGCATACCGGGCATTCTGCATTCGACATGTTGCGGCAAATTTTGCCCTCACCTTCAAGGGCAAAGACGCAAGGAGGCTACTTGTGAATGCAGCGTACGCTAAGACCGAGGTCGAGTTCCATTACTGGTTTGATATTCTTAGGTCCGAAGACCTGGCGATGTGTGACTGGGCGAACCGGATTGAGTATTCGTTGTGGACACAGCATTGTGATGAGGGGCGTAGATTCGGACACATGACGATGAATATATCTGAGTGTGTAAACTCGATCCTCAAGGGTGTTAGAAATCTTCCTGTGTGCTCGCTAGTGAAGGCAACATACGGAAGGTTGGCCGAATTATTTGTTCGCAAAGGGAGAGAGGCTGAGGCGCAGATAGGAACCGGACAACAATTTAGTTAG